From the Blastocatellia bacterium genome, one window contains:
- the rpsI gene encoding 30S ribosomal protein S9, whose product MAETVQNYGTGRRKTAVARVFIRPGEGNITVNKRALETYFPNETHRMIIRQPLVLTDTNGKFDVLVNVQGGGTSGQAGAVRHGITRALMDFNSELRRKLKKAGFVTRDPRVKERKKYGQKGARKRFQFSKR is encoded by the coding sequence GTGGCAGAAACTGTACAAAATTATGGTACAGGCCGTCGTAAAACCGCCGTTGCGCGGGTTTTTATTCGTCCTGGCGAAGGTAATATTACTGTTAATAAAAGAGCTTTAGAAACTTACTTTCCTAATGAAACCCATCGAATGATTATTCGTCAACCATTGGTTCTTACTGATACCAATGGAAAATTTGATGTTTTAGTCAATGTACAGGGTGGAGGAACATCTGGACAAGCCGGGGCCGTGCGTCATGGTATTACCCGTGCTTTGATGGATTTTAATTCTGAATTACGCCGTAAACTTAAAAAGGCGGGTTTTGTTACCCGTGATCCACGTGTTAAAGAGCGTAAAAAATACGGGCAAAAAGGCGCACGTAAACGCTTCCAATTCTCAAAACGTTAA
- a CDS encoding UMP kinase, whose product MSATKAAYKCILLKLSGEALMGERGYGIDPQVVFSIAEEVREIHALGVETALVVGGGNIFRGVAASVAGMDRSSADYMGMLATVINALALQDAFEKMGVPTRVLSAMEMREVAEPFIRRRAIRHLEKGRIVIFAGGTGNPYFTTDSAASLRALEIKADVILKATKVNGVYTGDPVKNPDARLLRQVSFQQVLEQNLQVMDTSAIALCKDNNLPIIVFNLLVQGNILKVVHGEKVGTLIAANLTEQFSDS is encoded by the coding sequence ATGTCGGCAACAAAAGCCGCTTATAAATGTATTTTATTAAAACTTAGTGGTGAGGCCCTAATGGGCGAGCGTGGATATGGTATTGATCCACAGGTAGTTTTTAGTATTGCAGAAGAAGTTAGAGAAATTCATGCTTTAGGTGTAGAAACTGCCTTAGTAGTGGGTGGGGGAAATATTTTTCGTGGTGTAGCTGCTTCTGTAGCAGGAATGGATCGTTCTTCAGCTGACTATATGGGCATGTTAGCAACTGTAATAAATGCTTTAGCTCTTCAAGATGCTTTTGAAAAAATGGGTGTTCCTACTCGAGTTTTATCAGCAATGGAAATGAGAGAGGTGGCAGAACCTTTTATTCGTCGTAGAGCTATAAGGCATTTAGAAAAGGGACGCATTGTTATTTTTGCTGGTGGCACAGGTAATCCATATTTTACTACTGATAGTGCTGCTTCTTTACGTGCTTTGGAAATTAAAGCTGATGTTATACTAAAAGCAACTAAAGTAAATGGTGTTTATACAGGGGATCCTGTAAAAAATCCAGATGCTAGACTTCTTAGACAAGTTTCTTTTCAACAAGTTTTAGAACAAAACCTGCAAGTTATGGACACGTCCGCTATTGCACTTTGCAAAGATAATAATTTGCCTATAATTGTTTTTAATTTGCTTGTTCAAGGAAATATACTAAAAGTTGTACATGGTGAAAAAGTTGGCACTTTAATAGCCGCTAACTTAACAGAACAGTTTTCCGATAGTTAA
- the rpsB gene encoding 30S ribosomal protein S2, with protein sequence MKELLEAGVHFGHQVRRWNPKMKDYIFGERNGIYIIDLQKTQRLFKEAVKFVTQAATEGKTFLFVGTKRQAQDAIAEEAVRCGQYYVNQRWLGGLLTNFQTIQRSIRRLKDLEAMETDGRFDALPKKEVIQLKRERTALEKNLSGIKEMPKLPEVIFIIDSKKEEIAVHEANRLGIPIVAIVDTNCDPDGIDYVIPGNDDALRAVRLFTSKIADAVIEGNQMGAGKEEPEALIVATTVVNDGQAVSVADLKPAGYAEVEESEALESEE encoded by the coding sequence ATGAAAGAGTTGCTTGAAGCTGGTGTACATTTTGGACATCAGGTCAGGCGATGGAATCCAAAGATGAAAGATTATATCTTTGGCGAACGCAATGGTATTTACATTATAGATTTACAAAAAACCCAAAGATTATTTAAAGAAGCCGTTAAATTTGTCACCCAGGCCGCCACAGAAGGAAAAACCTTTCTCTTTGTTGGTACAAAACGCCAAGCACAAGATGCAATTGCTGAAGAAGCTGTTCGTTGTGGGCAATATTATGTTAACCAACGTTGGTTAGGGGGGTTGCTTACCAATTTTCAAACCATTCAAAGATCAATTCGACGCTTAAAAGACCTTGAAGCAATGGAAACCGATGGTCGTTTTGATGCTTTACCCAAAAAAGAAGTTATTCAATTAAAACGTGAACGTACAGCTTTAGAGAAAAACCTTTCTGGCATTAAAGAAATGCCTAAATTGCCAGAGGTTATATTTATTATTGACTCTAAAAAAGAAGAAATTGCTGTTCATGAAGCAAATAGATTAGGTATTCCTATTGTGGCAATTGTTGATACTAATTGTGATCCTGATGGAATTGACTATGTAATTCCAGGTAATGATGATGCTTTAAGAGCAGTTCGTTTATTTACCTCAAAGATTGCAGATGCTGTCATAGAAGGCAATCAAATGGGAGCAGGCAAGGAAGAACCAGAAGCTTTAATAGTTGCAACAACAGTTGTTAATGATGGGCAAGCTGTTTCGGTAGCAGACTTAAAACCTGCTGGTTATGCTGAAGTAGAAGAATCAGAAGCACTTGAAAGTGAAGAATAG
- a CDS encoding ATP synthase F0 subunit C — translation MKFNLVRLLSIASMMFLFATTALAQDAAGADRPLIKITGAFAVAVAALGGALGDGKAIAAACEGTARNPGAGPRIFTMMILGLALIETLVLLTFVTVLLGQ, via the coding sequence ATGAAATTCAACTTAGTTAGATTACTTTCTATCGCTTCAATGATGTTTTTATTTGCTACCACAGCTTTAGCTCAAGATGCGGCTGGGGCTGATCGTCCATTAATTAAAATTACTGGTGCATTTGCTGTTGCTGTTGCTGCTTTAGGTGGTGCTTTGGGCGACGGAAAAGCTATTGCTGCTGCTTGTGAAGGAACAGCAAGAAATCCTGGTGCTGGCCCACGTATTTTCACTATGATGATTTTAGGTTTAGCACTTATTGAAACATTAGTATTATTAACCTTTGTAACTGTACTCTTAGGTCAATAA
- a CDS encoding UvrD-helicase domain-containing protein, whose product MSLLDILNAEQHKAVTTTEGPLLVLAGAGSGKTRVIAHRIAYLIQEKQIRPEKILAVTFTNKASQEMGSRVENLLLNSGSKALSSPLIATFHSFCVRVLRQHIDKLPISKYGTAYDRNFTIYDSDDQARMVKSCIKDLEIDEKMTPVRMVQASISSSKNRGLGWESFASNAQRQYGEDLKKETIGRIYKLYEQKLISSNALDFDDLLLKTVQLLQHSTEIRDHYNHRFSYILIDEYQDTNPPQFALIKLLTEKTQNLCVVGDPDQSIYRFRAADIQNILDFEKHFPKAEVIKLTENYRSTKLILDAANNLIRNNEQRREKDLRTSNEVGTNIRYYQAYDGENEAEFVINRIQRHLREEPNIRCVVLYRTNAQSRLFEEACRRVGVRYNIVGGFSFYERAEIKDIVAYLKLLLNPSDNVALSRIINVPARGIGKTTWDLIETTAAQERISYWDAISMLTTTNKAAGRSLAVLLTFRDLVEKLQALTDNCSLSSIVKLVIDKTGYAQMLKAENTPEAEGRLLNLDELVNAAVESENRDETLRNFIDSATLVSDSDSYDGEIPVTLMTIHSAKGLEFPVVFLVGLEQGLFPHSRSFSDSAELEEERRLCYVGITRAEKQLYITHSLTRRVYGEESSCEPSQFLSELPLESLEDLSRANSWLKSVRAGLIPKRSSTASFATKRFGNTNFATKKQNTYTGRTYNSVDSVKEFFNKQEKDTGSTPNKNTSRITIPEKTTKTEPSMMTGIDVYATQKLAPVSMSKPITGVTTFKPGMRVKHPKYGEGLVLRREGEGEHAKLLISFPGFGQKKIQEKFANLVKA is encoded by the coding sequence ATGAGTTTACTGGATATATTAAATGCCGAGCAGCACAAAGCTGTTACTACTACCGAAGGCCCGCTTTTAGTTTTAGCTGGAGCAGGCTCTGGAAAAACACGGGTAATTGCTCATCGTATTGCATATTTAATTCAAGAAAAACAAATTCGGCCAGAGAAAATTTTAGCTGTTACTTTTACTAACAAAGCTTCTCAAGAAATGGGTAGCAGAGTAGAAAATTTATTATTAAATTCAGGTAGTAAAGCACTAAGCTCACCTTTAATTGCTACTTTTCATTCATTTTGTGTAAGAGTCTTAAGGCAACATATTGATAAACTTCCTATTAGTAAATATGGTACAGCTTATGATCGTAATTTTACTATTTATGATAGCGACGATCAGGCTAGAATGGTTAAAAGTTGTATTAAAGATTTAGAAATAGATGAAAAAATGACCCCTGTTAGAATGGTTCAAGCTAGTATTAGTAGCTCAAAAAATCGTGGACTTGGTTGGGAAAGTTTTGCTTCTAATGCACAGCGTCAATATGGTGAAGACTTAAAAAAGGAAACTATTGGTAGAATTTATAAATTATATGAGCAAAAACTAATTAGTAGTAATGCTTTAGATTTTGATGATTTACTCTTAAAAACTGTACAGCTTTTACAACATTCAACTGAGATTAGAGACCATTATAATCATAGATTTAGCTATATTTTAATAGATGAATACCAAGATACTAACCCACCACAATTTGCACTAATTAAATTGCTTACAGAAAAAACTCAGAACCTTTGTGTTGTAGGTGATCCAGATCAATCAATTTATCGGTTTCGTGCAGCAGATATTCAAAATATTTTAGACTTTGAAAAACACTTTCCTAAAGCTGAAGTAATTAAGCTAACAGAAAATTACCGCTCAACAAAATTAATTCTTGATGCTGCAAATAATTTGATTCGTAATAATGAGCAAAGGCGAGAAAAAGACCTACGTACTAGTAATGAAGTAGGAACAAATATCCGATATTATCAAGCTTATGATGGAGAAAACGAAGCAGAGTTTGTTATTAACCGTATTCAAAGGCATTTACGAGAAGAACCAAATATTCGCTGTGTTGTTTTATACCGGACTAATGCTCAATCGCGGTTGTTTGAAGAAGCTTGCCGACGAGTTGGAGTACGCTATAACATTGTAGGTGGATTTTCCTTTTATGAAAGAGCCGAAATAAAGGATATAGTAGCCTACCTAAAATTATTACTTAATCCTAGTGATAATGTTGCATTAAGTCGTATTATTAATGTGCCAGCACGAGGTATAGGAAAAACAACTTGGGATTTAATAGAAACAACTGCTGCCCAGGAAAGAATTTCTTATTGGGATGCAATTTCAATGTTGACAACAACTAACAAAGCGGCTGGGCGTAGTTTAGCAGTACTTTTAACTTTTCGTGATTTGGTAGAAAAACTACAAGCATTAACAGATAATTGTTCGCTTTCTTCCATAGTTAAGCTAGTGATAGATAAAACAGGTTATGCACAGATGTTAAAAGCAGAAAATACTCCTGAAGCAGAAGGGAGATTGCTTAACTTAGATGAATTAGTTAATGCTGCGGTAGAATCAGAAAATCGAGACGAGACTTTAAGAAATTTTATTGATAGTGCTACATTAGTTTCAGATTCAGATAGTTATGATGGAGAAATACCTGTTACTTTAATGACAATTCATAGTGCTAAAGGGCTAGAATTTCCGGTAGTGTTTTTAGTTGGGTTAGAACAAGGTTTATTTCCTCATTCACGTTCTTTTAGCGATTCTGCCGAGCTAGAAGAAGAACGAAGGCTTTGCTATGTTGGTATTACTAGGGCAGAAAAACAGCTTTATATTACACATTCTTTAACTAGGCGGGTTTATGGTGAAGAATCTTCCTGCGAACCATCACAATTTTTATCAGAACTCCCACTAGAATCATTAGAAGATCTTTCACGTGCAAATAGCTGGTTAAAAAGCGTTAGAGCCGGCTTAATTCCTAAGCGTAGTTCTACAGCTAGTTTTGCTACCAAACGATTTGGAAATACTAATTTTGCTACTAAAAAACAAAACACTTACACTGGTAGAACTTATAATAGTGTAGATAGTGTAAAAGAGTTTTTTAATAAACAGGAAAAAGATACTGGATCTACTCCAAATAAAAATACTAGTCGTATAACTATACCTGAAAAAACTACCAAAACCGAACCGTCTATGATGACAGGAATTGACGTTTATGCAACACAAAAGCTAGCTCCTGTTTCTATGAGTAAACCTATTACAGGTGTAACAACATTTAAGCCAGGCATGAGAGTTAAGCATCCTAAATATGGAGAAGGTTTAGTTCTGCGCCGTGAGGGTGAAGGAGAACATGCAAAACTATTAATTAGTTTTCCTGGCTTTGGGCAAAAGAAAATACAAGAAAAGTTTGCTAATCTAGTAAAAGCCTAA
- a CDS encoding PilT/PilU family type 4a pilus ATPase, translating into MEKKVLDRILTMAVKSGVSDIHFQSGSVPLFRYNGALMDVKYEVLTSADTESIARILLKNERLHDYDEFVERDISYGIEGAGRFRANVFKQRGTFAVVLRAIPIEARTFQNLSLPPTLADIADLTRGLVLITGATGNGKSTSMSAMIEHINRNRKVHVITIEDPIEFLYKNQKAVITQREIGEDTRTFRDALRTALRQDPDVIMVGEIRDGETFDTALRAAETGHLVMSAIHTTDVQKTIGRLLSFYPAEEHTSIRYRIAENLGAIMSLRLLPHKSGNGRVPAVEIMRTTHAIQDCIKNAEKTNEIAAHMERGRDHYGMQTFDQHLLQLYHEGKLSLQVAKAAASSVGDFERSLTLEGV; encoded by the coding sequence ATGGAAAAAAAAGTTCTGGATAGAATTCTGACCATGGCGGTCAAAAGTGGTGTTTCTGATATTCACTTCCAATCAGGAAGTGTGCCTCTATTTCGTTATAATGGCGCATTAATGGATGTTAAGTATGAAGTGCTTACTTCTGCTGATACAGAATCAATAGCTCGTATTTTACTAAAAAACGAACGCTTACATGATTATGATGAGTTTGTAGAACGAGATATTTCTTACGGAATTGAAGGGGCTGGTCGTTTTCGTGCTAATGTTTTTAAGCAGCGTGGTACTTTTGCAGTTGTACTTAGAGCTATTCCAATTGAAGCCCGAACTTTTCAAAATTTAAGCCTTCCTCCAACACTTGCTGATATTGCCGATCTAACTCGTGGGTTAGTTCTAATTACTGGGGCAACTGGGAATGGTAAATCTACTAGCATGTCAGCAATGATTGAACATATTAACCGTAACCGTAAAGTACATGTTATTACTATTGAAGACCCTATAGAATTTCTTTATAAAAACCAAAAAGCCGTTATTACACAACGCGAAATAGGCGAAGATACCCGCACTTTCCGTGATGCGCTACGAACAGCATTACGACAAGATCCTGACGTAATTATGGTTGGTGAAATTAGAGATGGTGAAACCTTTGATACAGCCTTACGTGCAGCAGAAACAGGACATTTAGTTATGAGTGCAATTCATACTACAGATGTGCAAAAAACTATAGGTCGTTTATTAAGTTTTTATCCTGCTGAAGAACATACTTCTATTCGTTATAGAATTGCTGAAAACTTAGGGGCTATTATGTCACTACGTCTACTGCCTCATAAAAGCGGAAATGGTCGAGTCCCGGCTGTAGAAATAATGCGCACAACTCATGCTATACAAGATTGTATTAAAAATGCTGAAAAAACTAATGAAATTGCAGCACATATGGAACGCGGACGTGATCATTATGGAATGCAAACTTTTGATCAACATTTGTTACAACTCTATCATGAAGGCAAGTTAAGCTTACAAGTAGCTAAGGCTGCTGCTTCAAGTGTTGGCGACTTTGAACGTTCTCTGACCTTAGAAGGTGTATAA
- the atpB gene encoding F0F1 ATP synthase subunit A: MLATFFWAEQATNAKEGGGHHVVWIAEQVNHILGPVVFPIQKAIMQSINPNWQGDPHNAIPEHITLVIISVLICTLGLYLFRGKLSVDNPSNRQQILEGAILQIRDLLDQIVGAYGRRYLAVIASFSIFILVSNLMGVIPGLKAATVNPNVTWALGLFSFVYYISRGFKQQGFGYLKHFMGGPELMKGFLILFGVIIFVVEIISNLFRPFTLGLRLFVNIYADEQIAEIVGGLVPVLVPAFLLVLAVFVSFVQTFIFVVLSCVYLSETVPHDDHHDDHHDEHEGAHASAH, encoded by the coding sequence ATGCTAGCAACGTTTTTTTGGGCAGAACAAGCAACAAATGCTAAAGAAGGCGGCGGCCATCATGTAGTCTGGATTGCTGAACAAGTAAATCATATCCTCGGCCCAGTTGTCTTTCCTATTCAAAAAGCCATAATGCAAAGTATTAATCCTAATTGGCAAGGTGATCCTCATAATGCTATTCCTGAACATATAACTTTAGTAATTATTTCTGTACTTATTTGTACTCTAGGTCTTTACTTATTTCGTGGTAAACTTTCCGTAGATAACCCTTCTAACCGTCAACAAATCCTAGAAGGAGCTATTTTACAAATTAGAGATTTATTAGACCAAATTGTTGGTGCATATGGCCGACGGTATTTAGCTGTTATTGCATCATTTTCAATATTTATTTTAGTTTCTAATTTGATGGGTGTTATTCCTGGTCTAAAAGCAGCAACAGTTAATCCAAATGTTACTTGGGCATTGGGGTTGTTTTCTTTTGTCTACTATATTTCCAGGGGCTTTAAGCAACAAGGTTTTGGCTACTTAAAACACTTTATGGGTGGCCCAGAACTTATGAAGGGTTTCCTTATCCTTTTTGGTGTAATTATTTTTGTAGTAGAAATAATTAGTAATTTATTTAGACCTTTTACTTTAGGATTACGACTCTTTGTTAATATTTATGCTGATGAGCAGATAGCTGAAATAGTTGGCGGATTAGTACCTGTACTAGTTCCAGCATTTTTACTGGTTTTAGCTGTGTTTGTATCCTTTGTACAAACCTTTATATTTGTGGTTCTTTCTTGTGTTTACTTAAGTGAAACAGTTCCACATGATGATCACCATGACGATCATCACGATGAGCATGAAGGAGCGCATGCTTCGGCTCACTAA
- the frr gene encoding ribosome recycling factor codes for MLKDVIKDAKTRMNTVIDDVRRRLASVRTGRASVNLLDNISVEYYGTPTPLTQVANISAPEPQLLTVQPWDPSILNLIEKTLRSSDLGINPGNDGRVIRIPIPPLTQERRKQLAKVVRDIAEEHRTAIRNVRRDSNEQLKKLQKDKKITEDDEKNGLEEIQKLTDSNIEKINEVAKNKENEIMTV; via the coding sequence ATGCTCAAAGATGTTATTAAAGATGCTAAAACTCGTATGAATACGGTTATTGATGATGTGCGTCGCAGGTTAGCAAGTGTAAGAACAGGTCGCGCTTCTGTAAATTTATTAGATAATATTTCTGTGGAATATTATGGTACTCCAACACCTTTAACACAAGTAGCAAATATTAGCGCGCCAGAACCACAACTACTAACTGTTCAACCTTGGGATCCCTCAATATTAAACCTAATAGAAAAAACTCTTAGGTCTTCTGATTTGGGAATTAATCCTGGTAATGATGGTAGAGTGATAAGAATTCCAATCCCACCTCTTACTCAAGAACGTCGTAAACAGTTAGCTAAAGTGGTACGTGATATTGCTGAAGAACATCGCACAGCCATTCGTAATGTTCGACGAGATTCTAATGAGCAACTAAAGAAATTGCAAAAAGATAAGAAAATTACTGAAGATGATGAAAAGAATGGGCTAGAAGAAATTCAAAAGCTAACAGATTCTAATATAGAAAAAATTAATGAAGTAGCAAAAAATAAAGAAAATGAAATAATGACAGTATAA
- the tsf gene encoding translation elongation factor Ts, with protein sequence MAEITASAVKSLREKTGAGMMECKAALNEAQGDEEKAMEILRKRGLASAKKKEGRVAAEGVVGSYIHMGGKVGVLVEVNCETDFVARGEVFQQFVKDVAMHICAAEPRYVSKEDVPAEVLEKERVFVREQALTDEKNKNKPEAVIEKIVEGRMSKFYAEVCLLEQQFIKDNEVTVSGLLQQMVSKIGENIRIRRFVRFKMGEGLEKKKDDFASEVAAALQ encoded by the coding sequence ATGGCTGAGATTACTGCTTCAGCAGTAAAGTCACTGCGTGAAAAGACTGGTGCTGGTATGATGGAATGTAAAGCAGCACTAAATGAAGCCCAGGGTGATGAAGAAAAAGCAATGGAAATTTTGCGTAAACGTGGTCTTGCTTCTGCTAAGAAAAAAGAAGGCCGTGTTGCTGCTGAAGGTGTTGTTGGTTCTTACATTCATATGGGTGGTAAAGTAGGGGTATTGGTAGAAGTAAACTGTGAAACAGACTTTGTTGCTCGTGGTGAGGTTTTCCAACAATTTGTTAAAGATGTTGCTATGCACATTTGTGCTGCTGAACCTCGTTATGTTAGCAAAGAAGATGTTCCAGCAGAAGTTTTAGAAAAAGAACGTGTTTTTGTTCGTGAACAAGCTCTTACAGATGAAAAAAATAAAAATAAACCTGAAGCCGTTATTGAAAAAATTGTTGAAGGTCGTATGTCAAAATTCTATGCTGAGGTTTGTTTGCTAGAACAACAATTTATTAAAGATAATGAAGTAACTGTTAGTGGTTTACTTCAACAAATGGTTTCTAAAATTGGTGAAAACATTCGTATTCGCCGCTTTGTTCGTTTTAAGATGGGCGAAGGGCTTGAAAAGAAGAAAGATGATTTTGCTAGTGAGGTTGCAGCCGCACTACAATAG
- the rplM gene encoding 50S ribosomal protein L13, whose amino-acid sequence MSTYFPSGKNLEASRKWYIIDATGLTVGRLASNIATILMGKNKPSYTPFLDMGDHVIIVNSEKVIFSGNKWEDKMYRHHTLWPGGIKQTMARDMFARHPERIIEYAVSGMLPKTKLGRAMAKKLCVYVGPDHPHQAQKPEKLVVNIQAPSRRI is encoded by the coding sequence ATGTCAACCTATTTTCCAAGTGGAAAAAATTTAGAAGCTTCGCGTAAGTGGTATATTATTGATGCTACAGGACTAACAGTTGGTCGTTTAGCATCAAACATTGCTACAATTTTAATGGGGAAAAACAAACCTAGTTATACCCCATTTCTTGATATGGGTGATCATGTCATCATTGTTAACTCAGAAAAAGTGATTTTTTCTGGTAACAAATGGGAAGACAAAATGTATCGTCATCATACACTTTGGCCCGGTGGCATAAAGCAAACTATGGCTAGAGATATGTTTGCACGTCATCCAGAACGAATTATTGAATATGCAGTTAGTGGTATGTTACCAAAAACTAAACTTGGGCGTGCTATGGCTAAAAAACTTTGTGTTTATGTTGGCCCAGATCACCCTCATCAGGCGCAAAAACCTGAAAAATTAGTTGTTAATATACAAGCACCTAGCCGCCGTATATAA